In Terriglobus aquaticus, the genomic window AGCGCCCGAACGAGTTGAGCGGTGGCGAGCAGCAGCGCGTTGCGATCGCGCGAGCGCTGATCAGTCAGCCGGCGATCATCCTTGCGGACGAGCCGACCGGCAACCTGGACACGGACAACAGCGATGCTGTGTTGGAGATGCTGCGCCGCGCGTCCAAAGAAACCGGCCAGACGGTCTTGATGATCACGCACAACCCGGAAGCAGCCGCTATCGCCGACCGCATCCTCTACGTGCGCGATGGTCAGCTAAGCACCACACCGCCGCCGCCGCGGGTTTCGCGGCTGGCAGCGATGAAGCAGACCGTCTAGCGAACGCGCCTTTCCGGCGCGCTTACCAGAGCACTCCCGCAACCGGTTGGATCGGCTCAGGCAGGTGCCGTTCGCCGATCGCCTGGCGCAGGTTGATCTCCATCCCCCGTGACATGTTCGACAGCGGGATGTCGTAGATGGTGTTGTCGAACGGGCTCTCCAGATCGCGCCCGATTTTATCGAGTGCGAGAAAGATGAAGCCCACCAGCGTGGATCCAAGCGGTGTGAACCAGCCCATGTTTTGCACCAGTGCCAAAGGCAGCAGCAGGCAAAAGATCTGCACAAACAGTTGCGGATAGAACGTGTACTGCTTGGGCATGGGCGTGTTCTTGATGCGCTCTGATGCGCCCTGCGCGTCTGCGAAGTCGTTCAGCGTTGCGTCCAGTGCCGACCATTGCAAGCTGTCCACCCAGTCGCGCTCCAGTGCAATCCGCAGCAGATCGCCCTGCCGAATCTGGATGGCAAACGGGATATTTTTCTGCTTCGCCAGATCCACCAGCACATCTTCCGGCAACAGACCGTGCAACTCGTCCAATGGGGGCAAGCCACGCAGGTGCTGACGCAGGGCGTTTGTAAACGCAATCTGGTGATAGATCAGGTCGCGCTGCATCATGCGAGCAGCTTCCTCTTCGCCGTCCTTTTGCCACCGGATATTGGTCACCACCTGGCGCCCATACGACCGCGTGTTGTTGACGATGGCGCCCCAGATGGTGCGTGCTTCCCACCAGCGGGCGTAAGCACTGTTGTTGCGGAAGCTGACGATGATGCCGATCGCCGAGCCAAGCAGGGCGACAGGAATGTGCGGCAGGGCAATCCATTCCTTGTGCGCGACCTTGTAGATCAGCACAACGGCGA contains:
- a CDS encoding bestrophin family protein — encoded protein: MIVPKGPDIRRLIAYVGQPLLLLFLYDVAVVLIYKVAHKEWIALPHIPVALLGSAIGIIVSFRNNSAYARWWEARTIWGAIVNNTRSYGRQVVTNIRWQKDGEEEAARMMQRDLIYHQIAFTNALRQHLRGLPPLDELHGLLPEDVLVDLAKQKNIPFAIQIRQGDLLRIALERDWVDSLQWSALDATLNDFADAQGASERIKNTPMPKQYTFYPQLFVQIFCLLLPLALVQNMGWFTPLGSTLVGFIFLALDKIGRDLESPFDNTIYDIPLSNMSRGMEINLRQAIGERHLPEPIQPVAGVLW